The region ATACAACATTCTCTGTCTggctatatttatatatgtaccgAGAAAGCAACGACTTTAAAACAGTGTGCAAAATAAGTAAGATCCGTTCACGAAATTTCCGAGTTCACGAGCGAGGGGAATCGGAGTCGACGGAAAGCCACTTTTTCCAGCGTTTCGACAGTcggaaataattaattaaatggcAAAAGCGATTATTGTATGCCTGGAACGACTGCGAGTGTGCTGATTTTTCGCAGTGATCCCAGCTTCACGCCGATCTTTGTAGCCTCCGGGTTTTTTGCTCCGGATATCTGTACAACGTCCGAATTATCGGGACGGAAATCATTTTAGTTCGCAAAACATTATTTTACAACGTAAACGTTAACCTAACCTAAATCAACGGTCGCGCGTGGAGCGAAACGAAATGTACGTTTGAATAGGCGGCCGGCGTTACGTTTTATAAACTCCGTCCCCGCAAGAAAAAGTCGGCGGATTCGACATACTATTTCGAACCGATACAGACACCGATTGTACAGTAGAAGGAACAAAGGTATTCGCACATTTTTCGTGTTCATCGGTGTTCAAGGACTTTCTCGAGGCGGACGGTTCTAGAAAGGAATACGCGTACGAAAAAGCAAATAAGCAATTTAGAGCACGAACGAGTCAAGAAACACCTCGATTTGTTGTTCCCCGGACAAAATTCCGTTAATGTTAGTAACGAAACGATCACCGGAAACGGTCTGGAATTTCCGGCGTTGCCCGTTGAATCTGTCGTTCCGATTGGAGAGATGGATCGCGTCCGAGCAGAAAGAACGAATAGCGTCGTGTTAATAGAGGCTTAGAGGGAATCGGAAACTGTTGCTGACTCTCTTTCTTTCGGTCGTAAGCCGGCACCGGTTCACCATAAGAACCGACTGTGACGCGTGCCAACAGCTCCGAAATTATTCTGGTGGCCAGTATACCGTTGCTTTTTACTGATCTCGACCGTTCGACCAGTCCGCTTGCTATTTCCCGACGTGGTTTTAACGCGGTAAGTCCAGAAATCGAAACACGATGGCGGCGGTTGACTGTTACCAGAATCAAGCCCAGGCCGAAGGGACTGGGCAACAATCGCAAACGCAACAGCAGCAGTCCCAGCAACAGCAGCAGTCCCAGCAACAGTCGCAGTCCCAGCAGCCCCAACAGCAGCAACAGGCTACCGCCGGGATCCCGGGCAAGGACGACGAACGTAAACTCTTCGTCGGCGGCTTGTCGCGTATCACCACCGACAAGGAGTTGCGGGATCATTTTGGCAAGTTCGGCGAGATCGAGAGCATCTCCGTGAAAATCGATCCCTACACCGGCATATCACGAGGTTTCGCGTTCATGGTATTCACCAACCCCAAGACGATCGACAAACTCTTGGCCTCTGGTGAACATTATATCAATAAACGAAAGGTCAGTGctatttctcttttttctctctctctctctctctctcactctctctctttctttctttctttctttctttctttctttctttctttctgtcttTCACTGTCAGACCATTCAATTCAGCTTGCGAACGTAATTTCTCCAACTCTCCGTTCTATCTATCATCTGTGCGTTCATGGTCATATAAGGAATCTTCTTGTCCAGGTTGATCCCAAACGAGTGAGCAAGAAGCCCCAGTATGGCAAAATTTTTGTGGGTGGCCTCACCCCCGAGATTACGGACGACGATATTAAAACGTACTTCGGACAGTATGGCACGATCGTCGAACTACAAACACCGTTCGATAAAGTGAAGAACCAAAGGAAAGGTTTCTGTTTCATTACGTTCGACTCGAAAGAAGTTGTATATAAATTACTGAAAactccgaaacaaacgataaatGGCAAGGAAGTGGACGTGAAGAAAGTAAGAGCTAATCTGGTCACGAGAAATCAAGGATTTTGGGGGCCCGACTACGGGTACGGTTATAGTGGCGGTTATGGCTACATTCCTGAATATTGTAACGGTTATCAAGGCGGATATGACGATATGTACGCAAATTTTGACTACGAAAGTTACGACGACTACGGTAATATGGGATACGGAGCCCAAGGTAAGCCACGAGGAAACGGTCAGGGACCACGTCAGTTTCAGAGACATCAGCCCTACTAATAACAGGGTATATGAATCTTACATACTCGAAACTTGGTGATAAAGCAAGAACATAGTAAGGAGTAGACCAATGTTATTTAGATACAGTCCGAGACTGAGATCAGGGCATTTGGGACGAAAGAGCTTATGAGATCTTCGCAAGATCTGTATTCAAGCCCCAAATATCCTAATCTTTATACGTATGTACATTCGAATGTACAGTTTCTAAAGGAAGGAACAAATTTTTTCATTGATCTGTAGTCAGGAGTGATTTGTTAAATCGAAAAGAATCGTATCTTTCTTTTTGCGTGCGCACGTTTTCTCATGTATCACACGGAACGATCTATTAATCAGACTACGAGAGAGAATGTCcaaatattttttacaaatgtTGAATTTTTCCTATGAAGAAACACTCTATCCTACATATACATGAGGCAAAGTATGAGGAGACAGTAACTAATAGCGAGACCCTATTGAAAATTCAAAGTGATTGATTTACTCCTGGTTTCTTGTTATTCATGATTCATAATACTAGCATGTATATCTTTTAATTTAATACTCTAATTATTCTTTAGCATATTAAGTTGCATTACTAAAGTATTGTTTATTATATGCTTGGTGTTACTCTTATTATtaaagattaaaaaaaaaaacaaaaaagatgAACGCGACGCTGTGTTGTCGTTAACGATAGAACCATTTACATCAATCAACAGATTTTCAGTTTGGAAAGCACTTTGTCAGTTAGAAGTAATATCGatagatatatataaaaaaaagaaaaagaaggaatTACCATTCATGGACCAATGGTTCGTACTCCTAATTAAACGTACTTCTTCCTCATAAATTTATAACATAAACGTATTATCTATTATCATctaattgtttatattttaaaagtAAGGCTTGTAACTTATATGAATCATAAGGTATCATGATGAGAGATATACGCATCTTCGTATGTAATATGTATATGCGTGTACACATACATAAATGATGTATATGCGTATGAATTAGTACATAATAAAGAACAGTAGCGATTAAGaagaaagataaaaatatttcaaaataaatataattaaaatatgaacGTCCTGGGTAGATATGCGAAGAGTACGCGAGTGGTAGAGGATGGTTACAAAATATTTTAAGACAACATTTGGAAgagcaataattattattatagatggTAGCACGAGGTTTCtttgataattttattatttcacatTTTTAGTATCTTTTTTCTGTTTTCTTGATATTTTAATTACCTGTTAATTAAAGGAAAGAAAAAGCTTGCAAAATTTAATTGAGATCATCAATGCTTTGAGAATGTTGTTGTTACTTGCACTCGTGTACTCCTTTATGTGGAAGACATACAAATATGGCAAATGAAAATAATTGTGTCTTGTTAACGCGAACAAAAAGATTCGTAAACACTGAATCAACAGAATGTTTAAGGCATTGTAACGAACCACGTGAAGAAATGGCAAATCATTATATAATTTAGTCTACTacgacatttctttcgcatttgcTTTTGAACAGCAGTTCCTGTCTGGTATGCAAAGACTGCTCTTCGTATCGCGAGAAAGACTGTTACTATGTAGAGTATCATGCGATAATGATACATACTTAGGGAATTTGACAGCCAATAGAACTTGTGATTTTCTCGACTAAAGAAAAAACAAAGAAGAAGGAATGAATAAGAAAAGAAcgattatataaaaaaaaaagaaagaaacgacaACAAGATTATAGCAAATGTAGATATGGCATTACGAGACTACATTTAGGTACAtcgaaattatattatacacaaGGCTGATAAGGCTTTAAACATTCAAGTTTTTCTCAGATGTTACAAAAGTATCGACAGTTTGGCTTAAATACGATTAAACTAAATAAAAACACAATACGCAATGACTAGCGAGAAACTCGTTCTCTAAATGAAAGAATTTTAAGCCAAGCTAATTGTGCTTTTGAAATTAAATCTGTATACTATGTATACCATATTTGCTGCGTGtggaaaaaaatatatatatacacatatatatatgtttatatatatatatatacatatatatatatatataaaaaaaagagaacAGAGTGTGAAATTAAAGgaaataacacaaatattttgtTACTATTGATTACTATTCGCCTGTTTCACCCATGACAcagtgtatattttaattataacaaaaaataaaatattcattaTTCGAAAAAAATACTTTGTGACATCCTTGTTTTAATCAAATCTTTAACTCCGAGATTAGAATTACATAATGTACACTAGTTTCATTCAGTTCCAAATTAATATAATGTTATGAGCGTTTTCGATAGCGTATTGTTTTGTATTTAAATCATTAGAGATTTCAAtttttgttctgatttttaatttCCCCGAGTGCATTTGTATTCGATTATGttacaagaaaaaaaaagagatcgATTAACATTTAGTgatcatacatatatacatatatatatgaattttTAGTAAACTTGTATCAACGAATAATGGTTTTGAAGTGAATAAATTCATATTAACGCTTCTCTAGATTGTAAACTAACTGAAATAAATTTGTGATGACCATTTGTACTCTAAAATGTTTTTTCGAACATTAAACATTTGGTAATTGTACGATTACAATTTATGAAATATATTGAATTTATTGGTACGTGTCGTTATTCAAATCTGTTATCCCTGTTCAGATTACGGAATTTATTTACTACGCTTCTAATTACGGCGAAAACTTTCTCATAAagcataaaaaaaataaataaaaaaacttaAAAAGCCTGCTCAGATTTAAGAAAGTTTACAGATCTCATTAGACGCTAATGATTAGAGCGTCATTTAAACATAGATTACCGAGCCGATGATTTCAATGATTAAATTTCTTTGATCAACGATTGGCAATTAATTTCATaaatcagacgaaacaatccCAGATTCgttacgataaaaataataatacagcaGAGATTCTCTTATCCGAAGGTTCATCTTATTAtcgttctattatctaaaaattttattcaaactctcTGCTAGAcgataatgtatctaaataatatgATTACGTAACGGAACGTTTGTATACCAGAATATTCTAAAAATAAATGTCCGAATAAGGGAGTCTCGACTGTACAATATATCATATCTCTGTAAgacatattttaaaaatattatctcCACCGTTTAAATGTCAGCACCGATAACATCTACGGTTCTTGAATTTAGTCACGAATAGCAGGAACCGAATATACAGTACATTGTATACCAGCGTTGGTAAGCGGTGGTCTGGAATGTGCTGCGGCGTAGTGGAGGGGAGACCTCGCGAAGGGAATTGGTCGATGTCAATAGATTCCAACGATAATTTTCAAATAACAGTGCTGCGCCAGAGCGTGCTTCTATTTCGGAAGTTCAAATTTTCGGTCGGAAAAATTTAGCATCGAACGTTAGCGTTCCTCCTGTACCTATTAAGAAACACCATAAAATCTTCTCATTAATCGCATTGCTTTTGCACAGGCTTCGAAATGAAACGAACTAAAAAATTCGACGAATGTACGCATTAACTGGTAGAATTCCGCCGACGTTACGCATCGTCAACATACTTTCTCATGCAAAAACGCAACCCTGTATCATTCGCGGGACACATAACCCTGCGAGCCTCGTTTGCTGCGTCGGTAACGTAGAGAGCGACAACGAAACGGTAAACCTTCTGTTTTGAATCCCGCGTCTTAACCTTTCAGCCGTCGAACATTCCACTCTCGATCATTAATTTCATTTCCAGGAAAAGGAAATCATTTTCAAGACTTATTCGACACGGACGTTCTCGTGGATGTATCGTTGGCAGGTAAAGTCATGCGTCGCGGTTTTGACCACGTGCGCCCCGAATTTCACAAAAGTTTGTTTGATCGATAGCGGAGAATATTTCCTCACAATCATCAGCGAAGCTGAATCTCGTCGCTGCAACATTTCTTAGATTCTCTGGCAATCCAACTGGAACATCGAAAATGGGCGAATCCGGTAGGAACAGGATGCTCGCTGGCAGAAGGTACGTGACGTTTCACATAACcctttattattatcatttgttAACATTCGCGGCTCTGCCGTCAGGTGGGAATATCCGATCCCAAAATCGAAGGAGTACTGGTCGAAGTTCTGCAGGGATGAAGAGAGGAGGCTGATCGTAGTAAGGGATCCTTCCGTTCGGTTAACCTACCATTCTTTCCCCGGATATCGTTCTTCCAAAATCCGCGGCTCTTCAGGTTCCGAGAACTCTTTGCACGAACTCTCGCGCTTAAAATCAACGTCTCGCTCAACCAAGTTATTACAGATCGGCGAAGAATCGTTGCCGAGATCGATCTTGAAGTCGGCCGAACGAAAATTAGATGCCTCGCGATTCGACTTTGACCTCGCCGACAAAGAGAACTATGCTCTAGGTTATCTCGGCGCGCGAAATAAACCGGAAGCGCGTTCTACGACGCTTCCAGCACTGAGCGCGTCGGCGCGCGAGCCGAAACCGTCAAGGTCAAACCGTGCAGAATCGTCAGAAAAGAAGCTGCTTCCGAAACTAAAGTCTTCGTGTTCCAGGCACGATCTACCATCTCCACGAACAGCGAGAATCTCCGAGGACTCGTTGAAATATTCGACTCGGCGCGCTTACAAAGCGCTAAGGCACGTGACGGCGAACAAGAGATTGAACTTCGACCCTGAAACGGTTCTCCAGTCGACGAAGGACCCGTCGCGGATCGAGGAGGCGAAAGGTGAATCGTCCGACCGCGCCGACGAAGGAAAACCCGAGGAATTTCCACGGCGAGAAGAGTCGCCGAAGGATTCGCAGTTCGCCGTCGCTCGACGCGGAGTTTCGAGATTGTTTGCGACGTCGCCGACGATTCCCTCGGGCTCGCGTTCCACGTCAGGCCCGAGTCCCCGCTTCGCGCAGCTCGAGCCGCTGCGGAATCCTTCGGGCCGCGTCCTCTCGTCGATCCCGGAGCTCTCCAACTTCCCTCGCGGACACCGCGACAAGTGTCTGCCATGCATCTACAAGTCGTTCGAAGCGCGATCGAGCCGGAGGACGTCTTTCCCGGTGACGACCTTGCACAGGATCATAAATTCTAAGCGCGTCGTTTCGCCCAGCGACGGGTCCGAGAGCAGCGGCACAATTTGCTTGCCGGACTTCGAGGAGACGCTGGAGAGAATGTTCGCTGGCGACGTTAAAAAGGTGTCTTTTCGCGTGCCGAGCGACCTCCGAGCGGAGAAAGCTCCGTTGCCGCAAGAACGCCTCGAAGAAGCGTCGACGGAAGAAAGCGCGCCGCGCGCGGAGCGTTCTTGCGATGCGGTTACGCGAAAAGACGACGAACAGGACCGCGGCGGAGCGTCGATTTCCGCGGGAAAGAGTCCGAAAGAAGCGGCGAAGTTCGAGCGAGCAGCGACGCTGGAACGATCGAAGCTCTCCGCGTCGTTTCGCAGCGACAGCACTGAGGACGAGGACTCCCAGCCGGCATCGATCGACGAGGATCAGTCAAGGCCGAAGTACTTGGCTCCCTGCCACGCGGCGACCGTTTTGAAACCCAGCTTGGAGCCTCTCAGAGCCCTGAGGAACCGGAAAGCGACGACGCTGCAGGACCGAATCGCTTTCCTCGAGTCGTCGTCGAAGAAGAACTGGTCCCTCGACGACGAGGCCCAGGAAAAACAGCCGAAATCCGGCAAACCCGAGGAGATCGAAGCGGAAAAGAGCGACCCGGTCGTTAAACACTTGAAGAAAGCGAAATCCGTGCCGGAGAATCTGATCCTGGAGAACGTGGAGCGCGCTAAGAAGGATCATGTTTTGCGAAAGGGACTCACCGTCGCCGGTCTCGCGCTTCCAAAAGACGCCAGCGGCGAGCAAGCTTGTGCCGATGAAACGGAGGACGAAGCAAGGCTAGACGATTCCGCGGAAACGATCGGCGAGGTCTCGGCGCCGAGGCTGCCGCTCACCGACACGGCGGAGGTGATGCAGATTTTACAGGGCCTCGAAGAAGAGACGCCGGCCGCGAGCATGCTGGAGACGTTAAGCAAAGAGTTCTCGGAACGCGTTTGGAACGCCTCGTATGATAACTCGGTGGTCGCCGAGAAGACCAAGAAGCTGATAGGAACGTTGACGAGCTTGTTGGTAGACTCTAAGCGTTACTTGGACACTGGGAGATTCCCCTCTGACCTGTCCTTCTCCTCGAATCAGCCGCCGCCGTGCAACCCCCAGCTCCTGAAACGAATCCTGCCCGAAAAGTCTTACAATCTCGTCGCGCCTTTGCTGGGATTACCGGTCTCGCATCCGCCGAAAAGGACCTCGTTCAGGCCGAGCGACGACGTTATCGATCCTAGAAGTGTCGGCAAGTCGACGGTGGACAACGGCGACCATAGTTTAGCTTCCTTCGAGGCAGGTTTGATTTGTAAATCGTTCTGACTGGCGAAAAGTAAcggaaagtacagtaatgtctgtctaattgacgcccggattgcgcagaaaaatggacaatttgggaaggaggagatactattatttgagcctcgcggtttacttttatatacattataaattgttcacaattataaaaacgagccgcaagccagccgagacattactgtataccgtttctttttcttttttttatggtATCGCCGCTCGCATTGTTTGCAGTTTTTAGCGAGTTGCTTCCGGTTTAATGTCTCCTTTCAAACaagcttctttttctttttataattaaCAAGGTGCATCCGGCGTCCTCGGGAGACTGCGAATCGCTCGATGGCGAGGAGAAACTGGGTCGCCGCGGATACAATCCTTACGCTCTATTTCGAAGGAAGCCGAGACGCAAGGTGCCGTATCGCGACGGATTAATATGTAGGAAGGAGATGAGAGGAGAAGAGACGATCCTTTTTTCTGTGATGATTATTCAGGTGATCACGTGGCGGCCTTTGCTGCCGGACGACCTCGAGGGCTACGATCCGAACGCCACCCTTAAAATGAGGACCGATAATATTATGTCAGAGATATGCCGTGACTTTTGCCAGTGGCTGAACACGCTGACCGGCGCGGAGAAAACCGTCGACGAACAGGTCCTGAAGGACATGTTCGAGGTCGATTTCAACGCGGAGGCGTGCAGGGCGATGCAGGTGAAGACCAGTTGCTTGCTGCGGCGCGTTGTTTCGTCTTCGATATTTATTTTAGATGTTTTTATAGAATTAGAATTTCATTCGCtgctgtttttttttgttttggatTGTTACCTTGTCCGCGCTTCGTTAATCAGAATCGAGGAACAATTTTGTATCGTCAAGAGCAGCCGCGAATGAAACGTGAAATGTATTCGTTtcgattacactgtccgacacgatttttgatttcTTCGATTTGATTTCACTGTGAAATTCTTTTAGAGCTTCGCTCACCGATCAAGGAtacgaaaaccgaattgctccatcagcCTCGGTTTCCGTaaaaaacgagcttttgtaaagactcaaaattttcgacgaaaattAGGTATTGCATGGAAAGTAAGAACGTTAGAAAGCTCTgatcggtgttaaaagatagaggatagtttgtcaaggttatgtcaaggttatgtcaaggttattaatgtcaaagtttgaATTAATTGTCGACGCGCGCAGATTTTAagcaatatttttgtacttcAACGAGAAGTTGTTTGTCCTGCACGAAAACTTAACACAGTATCGGATTCTGTAGAGATTTCTGAAGAAGATAAGGCCCGATGGAAGTGTCGAAACGATGCACATTTCGAGCAGATCGAAATCGGCAGGAccgaagctatgcgtaatcgacaccgatggagggatccaatgggacacccacttttcgtaaataatatttgaattttttttagtacttcaatgctctgctttttcttttttttaacatatttttattacatcTGTATcgcgtattattattataatatgtattattagaTCTGTGTATGTATTGTTTATTAcacatattaatatcaataatataataataattattaatatataatattatttaataatattaattaatttaataatatataataataataattattattaatataattattattataataatattattaatataataattattaatattatataataattataataatcaccaaactgtgatatatttcgcgaaaaaaatcacaccagaagTATTCGCCGTATTTGCAGTAacgaaagtgttcgaacactAGCATAATTTTCACTCCTACgccgtataatataataatgtttttCTTATGTAGAAaaagacagcacattgaagtactaaaaaaggGTGCCCCAATGGGCGCCCTTCCAATTGGATCCCtgcatcggtgttgattacgcatagtttcggccctgtcggacagagagccgaataaagaacttttcgtaaaacatacaaaaatatcGCGGAGAAACTGCACTCGTCGACACTTTTCTTAAAtcttttcacattaatttacaGTTATTTAGAACCAAAAACAATGAATAAAGTTGTACGTCACTGTATTCGGAAAACTTTCCTCTTTCCTTCGAGACCGATTAGAATTTTCTAACCTCTAAACTTTCTGCACCTCATTatcgtcgaaaattttggatttttacaaaagttcgtttttcTTTCAAAAACTGAGAATTTAAGTATTCCAGTTTCATGTCCAGGGAGTGATGCTCTTCaggaatttcatagtggctgtaggaaatcagaa is a window of Megalopta genalis isolate 19385.01 unplaced genomic scaffold, iyMegGena1_principal scaffold0023, whole genome shotgun sequence DNA encoding:
- the LOC117217822 gene encoding RNA-binding protein squid; the protein is MAAVDCYQNQAQAEGTGQQSQTQQQQSQQQQQSQQQSQSQQPQQQQQATAGIPGKDDERKLFVGGLSRITTDKELRDHFGKFGEIESISVKIDPYTGISRGFAFMVFTNPKTIDKLLASGEHYINKRKVDPKRVSKKPQYGKIFVGGLTPEITDDDIKTYFGQYGTIVELQTPFDKVKNQRKGFCFITFDSKEVVYKLLKTPKQTINGKEVDVKKVRANLVTRNQGFWGPDYGYGYSGGYGYIPEYCNGYQGGYDDMYANFDYESYDDYGNMGYGAQGKPRGNGQGPRQFQRHQPY
- the LOC117217821 gene encoding uncharacterized protein LOC117217821 isoform X2, with the protein product MGESGRNRMLAGRRWEYPIPKSKEYWSKFCRDEERRLIVVRDPSVRLTYHSFPGYRSSKIRGSSGSENSLHELSRLKSTSRSTKLLQIGEESLPRSILKSAERKLDASRFDFDLADKENYALGYLGARNKPEARSTTLPALSASAREPKPSRSNRAESSEKKLLPKLKSSCSRHDLPSPRTARISEDSLKYSTRRAYKALRHVTANKRLNFDPETVLQSTKDPSRIEEAKGESSDRADEGKPEEFPRREESPKDSQFAVARRGVSRLFATSPTIPSGSRSTSGPSPRFAQLEPLRNPSGRVLSSIPELSNFPRGHRDKCLPCIYKSFEARSSRRTSFPVTTLHRIINSKRVVSPSDGSESSGTICLPDFEETLERMFAGDVKKVSFRVPSDLRAEKAPLPQERLEEASTEESAPRAERSCDAVTRKDDEQDRGGASISAGKSPKEAAKFERAATLERSKLSASFRSDSTEDEDSQPASIDEDQSRPKYLAPCHAATVLKPSLEPLRALRNRKATTLQDRIAFLESSSKKNWSLDDEAQEKQPKSGKPEEIEAEKSDPVVKHLKKAKSVPENLILENVERAKKDHVLRKGLTVAGLALPKDASGEQACADETEDEARLDDSAETIGEVSAPRLPLTDTAEVMQILQGLEEETPAASMLETLSKEFSERVWNASYDNSVVAEKTKKLIGTLTSLLVDSKRYLDTGRFPSDLSFSSNQPPPCNPQLLKRILPEKSYNLVAPLLGLPVSHPPKRTSFRPSDDVIDPRSVGKSTVDNGDHSLASFEVHPASSGDCESLDGEEKLGRRGYNPYALFRRKPRRKVITWRPLLPDDLEGYDPNATLKMRTDNIMSEICRDFCQWLNTLTGAEKTVDEQVLKDMFEVDFNAEACRAMQVLTREMPVVSAEVARTRNTLGASKLSMTKKQVLKDARAEKRAPKMTAFGTTIPWHLQFTPPKNRVRENWLDCRHVPTDLETMNVVWKGITNLKSVRGFVEWLQQHPEITPPDPLKELVATDVETLRLAEDDEEFAHLELDIYQIKSFRVGDTSEQ
- the LOC117217821 gene encoding uncharacterized protein LOC117217821 isoform X1 → MGESGRNRMLAGRRWEYPIPKSKEYWSKFCRDEERRLIVVRDPSVRLTYHSFPGYRSSKIRGSSGSENSLHELSRLKSTSRSTKLLQIGEESLPRSILKSAERKLDASRFDFDLADKENYALGYLGARNKPEARSTTLPALSASAREPKPSRSNRAESSEKKLLPKLKSSCSRHDLPSPRTARISEDSLKYSTRRAYKALRHVTANKRLNFDPETVLQSTKDPSRIEEAKGESSDRADEGKPEEFPRREESPKDSQFAVARRGVSRLFATSPTIPSGSRSTSGPSPRFAQLEPLRNPSGRVLSSIPELSNFPRGHRDKCLPCIYKSFEARSSRRTSFPVTTLHRIINSKRVVSPSDGSESSGTICLPDFEETLERMFAGDVKKVSFRVPSDLRAEKAPLPQERLEEASTEESAPRAERSCDAVTRKDDEQDRGGASISAGKSPKEAAKFERAATLERSKLSASFRSDSTEDEDSQPASIDEDQSRPKYLAPCHAATVLKPSLEPLRALRNRKATTLQDRIAFLESSSKKNWSLDDEAQEKQPKSGKPEEIEAEKSDPVVKHLKKAKSVPENLILENVERAKKDHVLRKGLTVAGLALPKDASGEQACADETEDEARLDDSAETIGEVSAPRLPLTDTAEVMQILQGLEEETPAASMLETLSKEFSERVWNASYDNSVVAEKTKKLIGTLTSLLVDSKRYLDTGRFPSDLSFSSNQPPPCNPQLLKRILPEKSYNLVAPLLGLPVSHPPKRTSFRPSDDVIDPRSVGKSTVDNGDHSLASFEVHPASSGDCESLDGEEKLGRRGYNPYALFRRKPRRKVPYRDGLICRKEMRGEETILFSVMIIQVITWRPLLPDDLEGYDPNATLKMRTDNIMSEICRDFCQWLNTLTGAEKTVDEQVLKDMFEVDFNAEACRAMQVLTREMPVVSAEVARTRNTLGASKLSMTKKQVLKDARAEKRAPKMTAFGTTIPWHLQFTPPKNRVRENWLDCRHVPTDLETMNVVWKGITNLKSVRGFVEWLQQHPEITPPDPLKELVATDVETLRLAEDDEEFAHLELDIYQIKSFRVGDTSEQ